Below is a genomic region from Rosa chinensis cultivar Old Blush chromosome 5, RchiOBHm-V2, whole genome shotgun sequence.
TGAAAATGATAGTGTAAATACTGTAATTATAGTTTTTTGTGCGAGTATTTTACCAAAAGGACATAGAGTTGTTAACTATGTATATGActgggatttttttttattttttattagcgGTGAGGTAACAAGCTACTTCAATTATATTAATGAATTAGTAATATACTTATTTGGTCAATATTTAGACTGAAGTCCATGAGAGGATCTCAGTAAAATCATAATAATCTTCAGCCGCAAGTGCATGAATCCAAAGGCCCCTCAAACCTGCTAACCACAAATTGGAGAGGGTGGGCTTGGCCAGTCTTACCACATTATGTATGTGGGTTTTACCATGTTCCTCTTTCAAAatcaattattttttgtttttgtgttagactttgtttctttgtttggatGTTTTCGGAGCAATCATAATCGTGCATTACAAATTCAAGTGTTACGTATTCACATGGATGATCACACACCAGAAAAAAGTGGCCCTCTGGATTGAGGATACATAATGCACGCGGCTAAAAGTCAAGCACACCACTCTGCTTCTTGCTAGTTTCAAGCTTTGAACATATTTTTGTAATTTGAACCTAGCTTAGCAGAGAGGAATCTGGTTGTTGATCAGAAAAGCAAAGCAAATGTTGAGAAAATGGGAATGCACATTTGTTATTACAAAGTCAACAAGAGCAATAGCATCCCAAAAATAGCTAGATTCTGTCTGCCATGGCGATGGCATCGCATTCCTTATTGCAAATTTGCAACGTAGACCCCATTTGCAACGTAGACCCCTGTGCCTCCATCATCAACAGCAGTGTAGTCCCTGTGTCTCCAACACCAGGTGCAAATTTAGACACCCAATTCATTTGGTTTCCTTATATCATCAGCATATTCCGTTGCAATATCGTTTGCCGCCATCATCAAAGTGCGAACTATAGATATTTCTTGAGACACCCAATTCATTTGGTTCCCTCATCAGTGGCCAACTTCTATCTCTATCAAAGAGCTGTTTCCTCCACCTTTATTGGCATGTGATGTCTGCATAAAATTTTGAATAGTCATGAGTCATGAGTCATGACTCATGATCCGCCTAGGATGATCTCTAATTCATTTATTGGAATCAGAAATAGGTAATTTAGAAAGATAAAAACAGGAAAGTTTGGGGGATGATGGAAAGCATTGTAAATGTGTTTCTAGGAAAAGCAAAACTTACAGACTGGTTTTTAAGGCGTGGCACTGATTAAGATCCCAGCCTTCTAACCATAGTGCTCAAGAAGTGTGTCCAAGAATGAGCTCGTAATGGATCATCCATCGTGCAGAGACCAAGAGGGAGAGGATGTCTGTTAAATAGTTGCAGTGAAACAATGAAGTAAAACCAGACATCAAGATAAAAGAATGAGCTGCCTAAATTAAATATTAGCCTCATACCTTTGAGAAACTCCTATGCATCATATGAGGGGGTCTTCAGCAACACTCCAGGTACTCGTTGCTTGAAAGTTGAAAGAAGATTTTGCTACCTACAGAGAACAGGGACTTGAATCATCAATTGAACCCTCTTACAGTCTTGTAAAGACATATACGGAATCAGATAGCACACACTGCATATAAGAAATTGGGCAAACTTACATAGCACGTGGCATGATTCACTTAGGCAAGCATATTGCATCACGAAACATGATACCCAGGCATCTAGTAGACTGCATTTCATCTGAACTAACAGAAAACAGGTGACTCTAAAATATACGTGTTGTTAAAAAAAGCTAAAAATGAACAAAGAATTGAAGATACTGAAACTGAACTGTAATCTATACCATTATGGTCATGTTGTATCATGAATTGGATAAGAAATGAGAGCCCATGGCAATCTGATCTCTCATCAGACCTCAAGTAAAAAAGCTTATTTCTTTACTTGGGAGGGCCCATCGTAGTCTCATCTCCCGATCAATGATGTTGCTTCACAACCAAAGTTTAGTATTATTTCCACTTATTGCACCTCCAAGAGTTTAATGTTCCCATTGCAACATTCAATTGGTCATGCAGTGTTAAGGTGCTTCCATCCAAATTTCCAGATATCAACCCCTTTCCCAATAAATCTCCCAAAATCTCTTCACCTTCAATATGATTATTACCAGAGGAAACAGCAGCAAGGAGAAGAGTGTACGTTGTTGTGTTGGGCAAGAGACCACTTCGTATCATCTCCTTGTACAGCTCAAATGCAGCCACAACATCACCATTAGCACAAAGGCCTGAAATGAGAACATTAAAAGCAGCAACATCGAGTGGCACACCACAATGTTCCATTACACCCCTCAATCTTAGAGCCTCTGCAAGGTTGGCTTCTTTGCAGAACTTATGCATCAAAGTAGTAAAAGTAGCAGTAGTTGGAACAAGTTGCATTCGAAGCATGTGATCAAGAACCAGCATCGCTTCTTCAACCTTCCCACATTTCGCAAGCCCTCTAACCATAGCACTCTCAGCAATGTCACAGGAAGTGACACCAAGAGCTTCCATCTGATCTTTTAGCTCAAATGCTCCTTGTATATCTCCCACTCTACACATACCATTAACTATAGTGAAATAATGTGTATACTTGGGAGTAAATCCTTTGGCCAACATTTCATACAGAAGACTACGGGATGCGCGGAAAGCTGAAATTCTGAACAGTCCATTTAAGATTGCTCCATGAGTGTCTGTATTAGCGGAAACTCCTAACAGATTCATGACACTCACTAGCTCAAATGCCATCCCTATCTTCCCAATCTCAGAATACTTGCTAATAAGCAAATTGAATGTTAAAAGATCAGGTACAGCACCTTCCATAATCATCTTATGCAACATTTTGTGGCCAATATCCGCCTTACCTGACTCACATAATCCAAGAATAAGAGAGTGACATGTCAATTTGTCAGGCAATAATTTGACCCTGATCATGTTTTTGTACACCATAGAGCATGCCAATAAGTCTTGTTTCTTTGAGTATCCATGCAACAGAATGTTACATGAAGCCAAATTGGGGGACAATCTTCGACCCCCCATAGTTGAAAAGAGATCATTTGCCTTCATCATATTTCCCATCCTTGAGTATCCATCCATCATTACATTAAGAGCAATAGTATCTGAGTACAGACCTTTGTTCTCCATCTCTTCAAATAGATATGAAGCAGCCTTAGGTTGCCCAATCTTGAAAAGGCCATCAACTAGACAGGTGCACATTATGGGATTTGGTGACAAAATTCCTTTTTCCAGAACTCTCCCAAACAATAGGATGGCAGCAACCACTTTTCCCTTCCTGCATAACCCAGCAAGAAGGCTACTGTACGTATGAGTATCAGGCAGGACATTATTCTCAACCATCTCATCAAGAAGGACAACAGCCTCTTGCAAATTCCCTGACTTACATGTCTCAGAAAGTATTGTATTGTACACAACAGTATCAACAGCAGATGGAATGCTGTGGAGTTTCTTCAAAAATTTCTTTGCCACCTCCAAATGACCGCCCCTGCATAGCCCCTTCAGTATACTTCCATAAGTAAATGGACTAGGGTGATGACCTAATCTAATCATTTCATCAAACATAGAAAACGCTCCTAAGGCATCACCCATGTTTCCATACCCATTTATCATACAATCAAAAGAAATGGAATTGGCAACCAGACCCATGCTGCTCATATGCTGCATGAAATCCTCTGCAGCACCAAGGTTCCCAGCTTCACAAAGTGCAGTAACCAATATGTTACATGTGAAATGGTCGGCAGTGTGGCCATTATGATTCATAACTACATAGATCTTTAATGCTTCGATTATGTTGCCCATCTTGCAAGAGTAGTAGATTAAGGTagaatatataattttattcgGTGCAAGGCCAGCTCTATACAGTTTACACATTATTTCTCTCACATGTTTCATCCTCCCAGCTCTGCAGAATCCAGTTATGAGCACTGAAAATGCTACTATATCAGGATTCACACCATCCTGGACCATCATATTAAGCAAATGCACAGATTCATCAAGCAACCCATTTTTGCATAACCCATCCATGATCGATGTATACATAAtgcaaccactaacaatcccaTTCAATCGCATTCTCTGAAAAGTACTTCTTGCTAAATCAAACTTACCATGCTTGCACAACCCATTTAAAACAGCACCGTAGCTGACTTCATTAGGTTTTAGTCCCACAGCTTCCATCATGTCCAAGAGTCTGAGAGCTTCTTCAAGCTTACCCTTTTGACAGAGCCCGTCAATCAGAGCATTATAAGTAACATAATTTGGTGAAAGATTAAACATTGACATTTCATCAAAAACCTTGGTGGCCACACCAATTTTCCCCTCCTTGACAAACCCATTAATAAGGATATTGTAGGTAACCTGATTAGGAGATAACTTCTTccttctcatcttcttcaacAGCAAATAACCTTTCGCACTACTACTGTTTCTACACAAATCCTCAATAAGCATGTTATATGTACATACATCTGCTTCAATACCCTTAG
It encodes:
- the LOC112165027 gene encoding pentatricopeptide repeat-containing protein At5g55840, which encodes MLPSKTKQLSQISHTISKLRAFHGGSSPNVKSNLKENGFRNRAHRTTQTSGSDMEKSIYSILTIDRWESLNHMEYKLASLRPVHGRLALKFFNWVIEQPGLELNHLTHILSVTTHILARARMYDSARLILGHLAQLGADSKSVFGALMDTYPLCNSNPSVFDLLIRVYLREGMVGNAVETFYLMGLRGFRPSGYTCNMILASLAKDQRVASVWSFFKEMLANNVCPDVSTFNILISVLCVEGKLSKASYLLRKMEKSGYVPNVVTYNTLLNWYCKKGRYKAAFELIDHMGSKGIEADVCTYNMLIEDLCRNSSSAKGYLLLKKMRRKKLSPNQVTYNILINGFVKEGKIGVATKVFDEMSMFNLSPNYVTYNALIDGLCQKGKLEEALRLLDMMEAVGLKPNEVSYGAVLNGLCKHGKFDLARSTFQRMRLNGIVSGCIMYTSIMDGLCKNGLLDESVHLLNMMVQDGVNPDIVAFSVLITGFCRAGRMKHVREIMCKLYRAGLAPNKIIYSTLIYYSCKMGNIIEALKIYVVMNHNGHTADHFTCNILVTALCEAGNLGAAEDFMQHMSSMGLVANSISFDCMINGYGNMGDALGAFSMFDEMIRLGHHPSPFTYGSILKGLCRGGHLEVAKKFLKKLHSIPSAVDTVVYNTILSETCKSGNLQEAVVLLDEMVENNVLPDTHTYSSLLAGLCRKGKVVAAILLFGRVLEKGILSPNPIMCTCLVDGLFKIGQPKAASYLFEEMENKGLYSDTIALNVMMDGYSRMGNMMKANDLFSTMGGRRLSPNLASCNILLHGYSKKQDLLACSMVYKNMIRVKLLPDKLTCHSLILGLCESGKADIGHKMLHKMIMEGAVPDLLTFNLLISKYSEIGKIGMAFELVSVMNLLGVSANTDTHGAILNGLFRISAFRASRSLLYEMLAKGFTPKYTHYFTIVNGMCRVGDIQGAFELKDQMEALGVTSCDIAESAMVRGLAKCGKVEEAMLVLDHMLRMQLVPTTATFTTLMHKFCKEANLAEALRLRGVMEHCGVPLDVAAFNVLISGLCANGDVVAAFELYKEMIRSGLLPNTTTYTLLLAAVSSGNNHIEGEEILGDLLGKGLISGNLDGSTLTLHDQLNVAMGTLNSWRCNKWK